In one window of Reinekea forsetii DNA:
- a CDS encoding peptidylprolyl isomerase — MTKISRLHYGLLSALLWLSTATFAQTLDTIAVVVNDDVVTRAELAARVASIKAQYQANPGVLPNDTALSQQILDALILESLQLQLAKRGNLILPEQRVDEALANIAKNQNISTNELLNAVQDSGRNVDDFRQQIRNELTISALQRQIVGRQIFVSNAEVDRFLNSQSGQSLKDTEYQLAYRRFEAQQRDQAESLVKRLNQGDDLLAEVGSKDLGFRALADIPSIFRTLVPVLQDREAVLIEKDGVLHLAQLITKTAAESVNIREYSIRHLLIKTDALFDRRSAQALLSDLRAQILNGVDMAQLADQFSQDDGTKGLGGDLGWNTLDNYVTEFSQVARDLELNQVSEVFESPFGFHILRVEDSRTRDVSVDVLRNQVRNQLSQRRYTDAVQRWQTELRAESYIEMRP; from the coding sequence ATGACTAAGATCTCTAGACTGCATTATGGCTTGCTGAGTGCCCTACTCTGGCTCAGCACTGCGACATTCGCCCAAACACTCGACACCATCGCGGTGGTCGTCAATGACGACGTGGTCACCCGCGCGGAGCTGGCCGCGCGCGTCGCATCGATTAAGGCCCAATATCAGGCCAACCCGGGCGTGTTGCCCAATGATACGGCGCTCTCACAACAGATACTCGATGCCCTGATCCTTGAGTCATTACAGCTGCAACTGGCCAAACGCGGCAATCTGATTCTGCCCGAACAGCGAGTCGATGAAGCCCTGGCCAATATCGCCAAAAATCAGAATATCAGCACCAACGAGCTGCTCAACGCGGTGCAAGATAGCGGCCGTAATGTCGATGATTTTCGTCAACAAATTCGCAACGAACTGACCATCAGCGCGCTGCAGCGGCAAATCGTTGGCCGGCAAATTTTCGTCTCCAATGCCGAGGTCGACCGCTTTCTAAACAGTCAGTCTGGCCAGTCACTCAAGGATACCGAATATCAGCTCGCCTATCGGCGTTTTGAGGCCCAACAGCGAGACCAGGCTGAGAGCCTAGTCAAACGTCTCAATCAGGGTGACGATCTGCTCGCCGAAGTTGGCAGTAAAGACTTGGGCTTTCGAGCCTTGGCCGATATACCCTCTATTTTCCGCACCCTGGTTCCAGTTTTGCAAGATCGGGAAGCGGTGCTGATCGAAAAGGATGGCGTCCTACATCTGGCGCAACTGATCACCAAAACGGCCGCCGAGTCGGTGAATATCCGTGAATACTCGATTCGCCATCTGCTGATTAAAACCGATGCCCTGTTCGATCGACGTTCGGCCCAGGCGCTGTTGAGCGATTTGCGCGCGCAGATACTCAACGGGGTGGACATGGCCCAGCTGGCCGACCAGTTTAGCCAGGATGATGGCACCAAGGGTCTGGGTGGCGATCTGGGTTGGAACACTCTAGATAACTATGTAACCGAGTTTTCCCAGGTGGCGCGCGATCTTGAGCTCAATCAGGTGTCCGAGGTGTTTGAGTCGCCCTTTGGTTTCCATATTTTGCGCGTTGAAGACAGCCGCACGCGCGATGTCAGCGTCGATGTGTTACGCAACCAGGTGCGCAACCAACTCAGTCAACGACGCTACACCGATGCGGTGCAGCGCTGGCAGACAGAGTTGCGCGCTGAGTCCTATATAGAGATGCGCCCTTGA
- a CDS encoding LPS-assembly protein LptD gives MAAKFVIITRFKHPVTDVTLYPVNKICLIAGLLSFGHAAAETVTLVDWQPWDAMSAADQWGVAPYCPGGYVAPPSDAPVMEPGDSHFQFDRAIRQSDQQTTFDGNVIIHGRNQRANANQAVYSPNEATSRLDGDVIIRTPEMVLSGANAEIDLQTDAAQLNNAQFALYQRDLHGSADEIRRTEANRVVAKRLSFTRCAPSSNAWRLRSGKLTINNDTGIAAAWNSRLEIQRLPVLYIPYISFPVNGQARTGVLIPTFGTGYSQPYYLNLASNVDDTVTLDYQPLYGLLLNNEFRFLTERHNGISDWGYQLATPTDSTVATEADSTLVEPVSDLSRWSLAHKQSGALTDTLGYDFSARWVSDQNYDPTFKPGAAQVTQQVANFALNQQIGTRSNGLKLAYTQPVIDSAEKFQTLDSTLTTAKAGNSAQLLYQTQQPFDQVTKPVSASDYELIKQPELSLVHKSAWQTLGLQSSERFSYGLFTRALPAAQQTLLLDNALTTALAATPAGDPLPTLAEAALVDDTLALADQSHRFHGALALTRPFDAGWGYFRPSVEGFATAYDIDNDLGYDLKAAYGGDNINQLAWRASLDQGLKLSLRGQHWQQTLKPRLYYAYAPLTEQAAPILDSTETTTFTLFSPSRYSSVDRIGDLSRLSTSLSYDLNWTGDDRLVLNLTAQKGIKLAQERLLTTGVADIDADWQPEYSDWLGSSELNLSRDLSLTASASVAHEWDQLNLFALAANYRPSGQAFMQLSADKAVIDSELTHSLNAGAYVPILQNVALIGYAQAQTTDLDPQWSDFRVQQVLYGIDYDNCCWNIRLAALEVTDIDDESVSLFPLLVERRYFFEFTLKGLAAGAGTIEDILNRLDFGYSGKLFNYR, from the coding sequence TTGGCGGCTAAGTTCGTTATCATCACCCGCTTTAAGCATCCAGTTACCGACGTGACCCTATACCCAGTAAATAAAATCTGCCTTATTGCCGGTCTGCTCAGTTTTGGGCACGCCGCCGCTGAGACTGTGACCCTGGTCGACTGGCAGCCCTGGGATGCCATGTCGGCAGCCGATCAGTGGGGCGTCGCGCCCTATTGCCCTGGCGGCTATGTCGCCCCGCCCTCCGACGCGCCAGTGATGGAGCCAGGCGACAGCCATTTTCAGTTTGACCGCGCCATTCGGCAATCCGATCAGCAAACGACCTTCGATGGCAATGTGATCATTCACGGCCGGAATCAGCGTGCCAATGCCAATCAGGCGGTCTATTCGCCCAATGAGGCGACCAGCCGGCTGGATGGTGATGTGATCATCCGAACGCCAGAGATGGTTTTAAGTGGTGCAAATGCCGAGATCGATCTGCAAACCGACGCGGCACAGCTCAACAATGCCCAGTTTGCCCTGTACCAGCGCGATCTGCACGGCAGCGCCGATGAAATCAGGCGCACCGAGGCCAATCGCGTGGTGGCTAAGCGCCTGAGCTTCACCCGCTGCGCGCCCTCCTCTAATGCTTGGCGGCTGCGCTCGGGCAAGCTGACGATCAATAATGATACCGGTATTGCCGCGGCGTGGAACTCCCGCCTTGAGATACAACGGCTGCCCGTGCTCTACATCCCCTATATCAGCTTTCCGGTCAACGGCCAGGCGCGGACCGGTGTTTTAATTCCAACCTTCGGCACCGGCTATTCGCAACCCTACTACCTAAATCTGGCCAGCAATGTCGATGACACCGTGACGCTGGACTATCAACCCCTATACGGCCTGCTGCTCAATAACGAATTTCGCTTCCTGACCGAGCGCCACAACGGCATCAGCGACTGGGGCTACCAGCTGGCGACGCCAACCGATAGTACCGTGGCGACCGAAGCGGACTCGACGCTGGTCGAGCCGGTCAGCGATCTCAGCCGCTGGAGCTTGGCGCATAAGCAGTCTGGTGCGCTGACGGATACCCTAGGATATGACTTTTCGGCCCGTTGGGTCAGCGATCAAAACTACGACCCAACCTTTAAGCCCGGGGCCGCTCAAGTCACCCAACAGGTCGCCAACTTTGCGTTGAATCAGCAGATTGGGACACGCAGCAATGGCCTAAAACTGGCCTATACACAACCGGTCATCGATAGCGCCGAAAAATTTCAGACCCTCGACAGCACTCTTACCACCGCCAAGGCTGGGAACTCTGCACAACTGCTCTACCAGACCCAGCAACCCTTCGATCAGGTGACCAAGCCGGTTAGCGCCAGCGACTATGAGTTAATCAAGCAGCCGGAGTTGAGCTTGGTCCATAAGAGCGCCTGGCAAACACTTGGTTTGCAGAGCAGCGAACGGTTCAGCTACGGCCTCTTTACTCGCGCCTTGCCCGCCGCACAACAGACCCTCCTGTTAGATAACGCCCTAACCACCGCGCTGGCGGCAACACCGGCTGGAGATCCACTGCCCACTCTGGCAGAGGCCGCATTAGTCGACGACACCCTAGCCTTGGCCGACCAGAGTCACCGTTTTCACGGCGCCCTAGCCCTGACCCGGCCATTCGATGCCGGTTGGGGCTACTTTAGGCCGAGTGTCGAGGGCTTCGCCACCGCCTATGATATCGACAACGACCTGGGCTATGACTTAAAAGCGGCCTATGGCGGCGACAATATCAACCAACTGGCTTGGCGTGCGAGCCTCGATCAGGGCCTGAAGCTGAGCCTGCGCGGTCAGCACTGGCAACAGACCTTAAAGCCAAGGCTCTATTACGCCTATGCACCCTTAACCGAGCAGGCCGCGCCGATCTTAGATAGTACGGAAACAACGACCTTCACCCTGTTTAGCCCCAGCCGCTATAGCAGTGTCGACCGGATCGGCGATCTAAGCCGCTTATCCACCAGCCTGAGTTACGACCTGAACTGGACCGGGGATGACCGACTGGTCCTCAACCTGACGGCTCAAAAGGGCATTAAGTTGGCCCAGGAACGGCTCTTGACCACGGGTGTGGCAGATATCGATGCGGATTGGCAGCCGGAATACAGCGATTGGCTGGGCAGTAGCGAACTGAACCTAAGCCGGGACCTATCACTGACGGCCTCGGCCAGCGTCGCGCACGAGTGGGATCAGCTCAATCTGTTCGCGCTGGCGGCCAATTATCGGCCCTCGGGCCAGGCGTTCATGCAACTGTCCGCCGACAAGGCTGTTATCGATTCAGAACTGACCCACAGCCTCAATGCCGGTGCCTATGTGCCAATTCTGCAAAATGTCGCCCTAATCGGTTATGCTCAAGCACAGACCACCGATCTCGACCCGCAGTGGTCGGATTTCAGGGTCCAGCAGGTACTCTATGGCATCGACTACGACAATTGCTGCTGGAATATTCGCCTCGCTGCGTTAGAAGTGACCGATATTGACGACGAAAGCGTTTCGCTCTTTCCACTGCTGGTCGAGCGGCGTTATTTTTTTGAATTTACGCTCAAAGGACTGGCCGCCGGTGCCGGCACCATTGAGGACATACTCAATCGCCTGGATTTTGGCTATTCGGGCAAACTCTTTAACTATCGTTAA
- the djlA gene encoding co-chaperone DjlA, giving the protein MKNWLGKIIGAAIGFYSGGPIGLVLGVLLGNAFDKTQRRRAEDALGGGSKGVLQTVFFQATFNVMGKMAKADGNVSEKEIDLARQVMTRMALNEAQRRDAMQLFNDGKAADFSVESILADLAEVIGRRASLAQIFLEIQLQAAYVDGALSVPERNLLQIISSHLGINRIQFEIMHQRIRAQMHFSAGRRANKPANAKNLANAYQVLGLNAEVDDVELKKAYRRLMNQHHPDKLVAKGLPAEMMAIAKEKTQDIQQAYEEIQKARKALKPRPA; this is encoded by the coding sequence ATGAAGAATTGGTTGGGTAAGATCATTGGCGCGGCCATCGGTTTCTATTCCGGCGGCCCAATAGGGTTAGTGCTCGGTGTCCTGCTGGGCAACGCCTTTGATAAAACCCAGCGCCGCCGTGCCGAGGATGCACTCGGTGGCGGCAGCAAGGGCGTCTTACAGACGGTTTTCTTTCAGGCTACCTTTAATGTTATGGGTAAGATGGCCAAGGCCGATGGCAATGTCAGTGAGAAGGAAATCGACCTGGCGCGCCAGGTGATGACCCGGATGGCGCTCAATGAGGCCCAACGGCGGGACGCTATGCAGCTCTTTAACGACGGCAAGGCGGCCGATTTCTCGGTCGAGAGCATCCTCGCCGATCTGGCCGAAGTGATCGGTCGGCGCGCATCTTTAGCGCAAATATTTCTCGAAATACAGCTCCAGGCGGCCTATGTAGATGGCGCTTTGAGCGTTCCTGAGCGCAATTTGCTGCAGATTATCAGCAGCCATCTGGGTATAAATCGCATTCAGTTTGAAATCATGCATCAGCGCATCCGTGCGCAGATGCACTTCAGTGCTGGCCGTCGGGCCAATAAACCCGCCAACGCCAAGAACTTAGCCAATGCCTATCAGGTTTTAGGGTTGAATGCGGAAGTCGACGACGTCGAACTGAAAAAGGCCTATCGTCGCCTGATGAATCAGCATCACCCGGACAAACTGGTGGCCAAGGGCTTGCCGGCGGAAATGATGGCGATTGCTAAGGAAAAAACCCAGGATATTCAACAGGCCTACGAAGAAATTCAGAAGGCCAGAAAGGCGCTCAAGCCCCGCCCAGCCTAA
- the trmB gene encoding tRNA (guanosine(46)-N7)-methyltransferase TrmB gives MTDSDQPFQRKIRSFVMRATRMTDSQKKSLGQNWDQFGLSQEQGPLVIADAFGRDADTVLEIGFGMGDSFVAMAQAAPEKNFIGIEVHLPGVGRMLNQTAAAQLDNIRCYKEDAVAILTDCVADGSLSTVQLFFPDPWHKKKHNKRRIVQPEFAQLVRRKLKPGGTFHMATDWQNYAEQMLEVMDAAEGFTNNAGPGLYLPERPEHRPVTKFEQRGLRLGHGVWDLLYRTDAADLA, from the coding sequence ATCACCGACTCAGACCAACCGTTCCAACGCAAGATTCGCAGCTTTGTGATGCGCGCCACTCGCATGACCGATAGCCAGAAAAAAAGCCTGGGGCAGAACTGGGATCAGTTTGGTTTAAGCCAGGAGCAGGGCCCGTTGGTCATAGCCGATGCCTTTGGTCGCGACGCCGACACCGTACTTGAGATCGGCTTCGGCATGGGCGATTCTTTTGTCGCCATGGCACAGGCAGCCCCGGAGAAGAATTTTATCGGTATTGAGGTGCACTTGCCTGGGGTCGGGCGCATGTTGAATCAGACCGCGGCTGCACAGCTGGATAATATTCGCTGCTATAAAGAAGATGCCGTCGCTATCCTCACGGACTGTGTCGCCGACGGATCCCTGAGTACCGTGCAGTTGTTTTTCCCCGATCCATGGCACAAGAAAAAACACAATAAGCGGCGCATTGTGCAACCGGAATTTGCCCAGCTGGTCCGGCGTAAACTCAAGCCTGGCGGAACCTTTCATATGGCGACCGACTGGCAGAACTATGCCGAACAGATGTTGGAGGTAATGGATGCGGCCGAAGGCTTTACCAATAACGCGGGACCTGGCTTGTATCTGCCTGAACGGCCCGAGCACCGACCGGTCACCAAGTTTGAGCAGCGCGGTCTGCGCCTGGGCCATGGCGTCTGGGACCTATTGTACCGCACTGACGCAGCCGATCTGGCTTAG
- a CDS encoding DUF423 domain-containing protein — protein MNRFALVAGSLMSALAVALGAFGAHALAAITRPERLDTWETGARYLMYHGLALLAIGLLSAVLQTTFRGPVRLIFSGAVIFSGSLFLLVLSHTPWLGAITPLGGILMISGWIQLAYILSKIPNSRPTL, from the coding sequence ATGAACCGTTTTGCTTTAGTCGCCGGTAGCCTGATGTCTGCCCTAGCCGTCGCCTTGGGCGCTTTTGGCGCGCATGCCTTGGCTGCGATTACCCGCCCGGAGCGGCTCGACACGTGGGAAACTGGCGCGCGCTATCTGATGTACCATGGCCTGGCGCTATTAGCCATTGGCCTATTGAGCGCCGTGCTGCAGACCACCTTTCGAGGGCCGGTACGGTTGATTTTTTCAGGCGCCGTGATTTTTTCGGGTAGCCTGTTCCTGCTGGTGCTCAGCCATACGCCCTGGCTCGGAGCCATTACCCCGCTCGGGGGCATACTAATGATCAGTGGCTGGATCCAGCTGGCCTATATACTGTCCAAAATTCCTAATTCGAGGCCTACCCTTTGA
- the rpoH gene encoding RNA polymerase sigma factor RpoH, whose protein sequence is MPALVLDTLSPGQNLESYIQTVNSFELLTADEEKELAERLYYDEHLESARRLVMSHLRFVVHIAKSYSGYGLNQGDLIQEGNVGLMKAVRRFNPEVGVRLVSFAVHWIKAEIHEYILRNWRIVKIATTKAQRKLFFNLRSSKKRLGWLNDQEAQAMADDLGVSKKTVYDMEGRLTASDAAFDGFGDDDDDSMAFHPSDYLKNSADDPALTVEKADYTDDAHGQLFSALQDLDERSRDIIQQRWLSDEKATLHELASKYQVSAERIRQLEKNAMNKVKKVMTIEF, encoded by the coding sequence ATGCCTGCTCTAGTCTTAGATACCTTATCACCTGGGCAAAACCTTGAATCCTATATTCAAACGGTCAACAGCTTTGAATTGTTGACGGCAGATGAAGAAAAAGAACTGGCCGAGCGCCTGTACTATGATGAACATCTGGAATCTGCGCGCCGTTTGGTTATGTCCCATTTGCGCTTCGTGGTGCACATAGCCAAAAGCTATTCCGGTTATGGCCTCAACCAAGGTGACCTGATACAGGAAGGTAACGTAGGATTGATGAAAGCTGTCCGACGCTTCAATCCGGAAGTTGGTGTTCGCTTAGTGTCCTTTGCGGTGCATTGGATCAAAGCCGAGATTCACGAATACATACTGCGTAACTGGCGTATTGTTAAGATCGCCACCACCAAGGCGCAACGCAAGTTGTTTTTTAACCTGCGCAGCTCGAAAAAACGCCTGGGCTGGTTGAACGATCAAGAAGCACAGGCCATGGCTGACGATCTGGGCGTCTCGAAAAAGACTGTCTATGATATGGAAGGTCGGCTCACCGCCTCCGATGCCGCGTTTGATGGCTTTGGCGACGACGATGACGACAGCATGGCGTTTCATCCGTCCGACTATTTGAAAAATTCGGCTGATGACCCGGCTTTAACGGTGGAAAAGGCTGACTACACCGACGACGCTCATGGTCAGCTGTTTAGTGCCCTGCAGGATCTCGATGAGCGGTCACGCGATATTATCCAACAACGTTGGTTGAGCGATGAAAAAGCCACGCTGCATGAACTGGCGAGCAAATATCAGGTGTCGGCCGAACGGATTCGACAGCTGGAAAAAAATGCCATGAACAAGGTTAAGAAGGTTATGACCATCGAGTTTTGA
- the ftsX gene encoding permease-like cell division protein FtsX, with translation MKLAKKKRAASNRQRNRAPRVDIRGWYRHHVKCAIEALLGLVRQPISSALTWLVIAIALMLPTLFYIALQAMNAQTQAWQAGGQITLYLARSTSEPVATNLTRALALRPEIESTRFISKDEAWRSFSEVMSVQSGLELTDNPLPASIVVVPNQQQRSDLEALILMLQDLPEVEDIQIDLAWIDRLNNALDLARSIVQMLSLILAVAVVLIMGNTIRLAIESRKSEIQIIKLLGATDAFVRRPFLYLGWWYGLLGGLAAWLLISGISLYFQPQLALFLADYGMAAPAIWLNGTEFTILLSASILVSLLGARIALWQHLKDTDPR, from the coding sequence ATGAAGCTGGCCAAGAAGAAACGTGCAGCATCCAACCGGCAACGCAATCGAGCGCCCCGGGTCGATATCCGCGGCTGGTATCGACACCATGTAAAATGCGCTATAGAGGCGCTACTCGGCTTAGTCCGCCAGCCCATTTCCAGCGCCTTAACCTGGCTGGTTATCGCCATCGCATTGATGTTACCGACGCTGTTTTACATCGCACTGCAGGCGATGAATGCCCAAACTCAGGCGTGGCAGGCCGGTGGCCAAATCACCTTGTATCTAGCACGCAGCACGAGCGAGCCGGTGGCAACGAACTTAACCCGGGCCTTGGCCCTGCGACCAGAGATTGAGAGCACCCGCTTCATCAGTAAAGATGAGGCTTGGCGCAGTTTTAGTGAGGTGATGAGCGTCCAATCTGGGCTCGAGTTGACCGACAACCCGCTTCCAGCGAGCATTGTTGTGGTGCCCAATCAACAACAGCGCAGCGACTTGGAAGCCCTGATCCTGATGCTCCAGGACCTTCCCGAGGTCGAAGACATCCAGATTGACCTGGCCTGGATCGACCGACTGAACAATGCCTTAGATCTGGCCCGATCGATTGTTCAGATGCTCAGCCTTATCCTGGCCGTCGCGGTGGTGCTTATTATGGGCAATACCATTCGCCTTGCGATTGAATCGCGCAAGTCTGAGATCCAGATCATTAAGCTGCTCGGTGCGACCGATGCCTTTGTGCGCCGGCCCTTCCTATACTTGGGTTGGTGGTACGGCTTGCTGGGCGGACTCGCCGCCTGGTTGTTGATTTCTGGCATCAGTCTTTATTTTCAGCCTCAGCTGGCCCTCTTTCTGGCCGACTATGGCATGGCGGCGCCGGCTATCTGGCTAAACGGCACCGAATTCACAATATTACTTTCTGCATCTATACTGGTGAGTCTGTTAGGGGCGAGAATCGCGCTCTGGCAGCATTTAAAAGATACCGACCCCCGTTAG
- the ftsE gene encoding cell division ATP-binding protein FtsE, with product MIRFDQVSKRYDGGFEALSSLSFQIERGEMVFLTGHSGAGKSTLLRLLTAIEKPSSGHVRVANALLAKMNRREIAFYRRKLGVVHQDHLLLMDHSVYDNVAQPLLVAGEHPADIKRRVHAALDKVGLLSREKFKPIQLSGGEQQRVGIARAVVKKPDLILADEPTGNLDPTLSRDIMALFAQFNAIGTTVIIASHDLGLIARLNYRVLSLHQGKLLDTPFAPTGRQS from the coding sequence ATGATTCGCTTCGACCAGGTCAGTAAACGCTACGATGGCGGCTTTGAGGCCCTATCGAGCCTGTCGTTCCAGATAGAACGGGGCGAAATGGTGTTTTTGACCGGTCATTCTGGTGCCGGTAAGAGCACCTTGCTGAGATTATTGACCGCCATCGAAAAACCTTCCTCCGGCCATGTTCGGGTAGCGAATGCCTTACTGGCTAAAATGAATCGGCGCGAGATCGCCTTCTATCGGCGCAAGCTCGGCGTGGTCCATCAGGATCACCTGTTGCTGATGGATCATAGCGTCTATGACAATGTGGCTCAGCCGTTGCTGGTCGCCGGTGAGCATCCGGCCGATATCAAACGGCGAGTGCACGCCGCTCTCGATAAGGTCGGGCTGCTCAGTCGAGAGAAATTCAAACCAATTCAGCTCTCTGGTGGCGAGCAACAGCGCGTTGGCATTGCCCGCGCCGTAGTCAAAAAGCCGGATCTAATTCTGGCCGACGAGCCCACCGGCAACCTCGACCCGACTCTATCACGCGATATCATGGCCCTGTTCGCCCAATTTAACGCTATCGGCACCACCGTGATCATTGCCAGTCACGATCTGGGCTTGATTGCCCGGCTCAATTACCGGGTTCTATCGCTGCACCAGGGCAAACTGCTTGATACACCCTTTGCGCCGACCGGAAGACAGTCATGA
- the ftsY gene encoding signal recognition particle-docking protein FtsY, which produces MFGFSKRKDKQVNEEKSEIVTNGTWFSRVKAGLGKTRVQFSGGIAALLLGRKTLDDDTLEALETLLLSSDVGIDATQTILANLVERASRKTLKDGDALMQLLRETLIDLLTPIQAPLVIDQSKGPYVILVVGVNGVGKTTTIGKMTQRFQQEGHTVMLAAGDTFRAAAVEQLQAWGERHQVPVIAQHTGADCASVIFDAVQAAKSRKVDILIADTAGRLHNKAHLMTELEKVLRVMKKIDDSAPHEVLLVLDAGTGQNAISQTEAFTKSAPLTGIALTKLDGTARGGIIFALAKRFAIPVRFIGVGEQAADLNRFNAAEFVDALLDTPAL; this is translated from the coding sequence ATGTTCGGATTTTCAAAACGTAAAGACAAGCAAGTCAACGAAGAAAAGTCAGAAATAGTCACTAATGGCACCTGGTTCAGTCGGGTGAAGGCTGGCTTGGGCAAGACTCGAGTTCAGTTTTCCGGTGGCATCGCGGCTCTGCTGCTCGGCCGCAAAACGCTCGATGATGACACCCTGGAAGCGCTTGAGACCCTTTTACTATCCTCCGACGTTGGCATCGACGCGACCCAGACCATCTTGGCCAACCTAGTGGAACGAGCCTCCCGCAAGACGCTCAAAGACGGTGACGCCCTGATGCAGTTGCTGCGCGAAACCCTAATCGATCTGCTAACCCCGATCCAAGCCCCACTGGTGATCGATCAAAGCAAGGGCCCCTATGTCATTCTGGTGGTTGGCGTCAATGGCGTTGGCAAGACTACAACCATTGGCAAAATGACCCAGCGCTTTCAGCAAGAGGGCCACACGGTCATGCTCGCCGCCGGCGACACCTTCAGGGCGGCCGCGGTTGAGCAGCTGCAAGCCTGGGGCGAACGGCACCAAGTACCGGTCATCGCCCAACATACCGGTGCCGATTGCGCATCGGTGATTTTCGATGCCGTACAGGCCGCCAAATCCCGCAAGGTCGATATACTAATTGCCGACACGGCCGGGCGCTTGCATAACAAAGCTCATCTGATGACCGAGCTGGAAAAGGTTCTGCGGGTCATGAAAAAAATTGATGACAGCGCGCCGCACGAAGTTCTATTAGTGCTGGATGCCGGTACAGGACAAAATGCCATCAGCCAAACTGAGGCCTTTACCAAGTCCGCTCCGCTCACCGGCATCGCCTTGACCAAACTCGATGGCACCGCCCGCGGCGGAATTATTTTTGCACTCGCCAAACGCTTTGCTATTCCGGTGCGCTTTATTGGTGTCGGCGAGCAAGCGGCCGACCTTAACCGATTCAACGCGGCAGAATTTGTTGATGCGCTGCTCGACACCCCGGCGCTATGA